Below is a genomic region from Paenibacillus rhizovicinus.
CCAACAAGCCGGATGAATGGTACGGCATGATCGAACAGTTGAAAGGCAAACAATCGCTGACGCTACTTCCGTTGTAATCCTAATGAATTCTTGATCTAACTTGTCAAAGGAGGTCTGCACAAGATGTTCATCACGTTCTGGGGAACGGGCGACGCGATGGGCGTACCTCGCGTGTATTGCTCCTGCGACGTCTGCGAAGAGGCGAGAGCGGAAGGGAAAAACCGGAGATTCCGTTCCCTTGCGCAGCTTACGGATGATTCGTTCGGCACGATGCTGATCGACTGCGGTCCGGATTGGCGCAGCGGCATGGAAGCGTTCGGTCTTCGCGACGTCGATACGCTGCTCATCACGCACGCGCATTTCGACCATATCGGCGGCCTCCCGGAATACGCGGATTTATGCAGGTGGCTCGGGCGACGCGGCAAGGCGTACGCGAAACAGGAAGTCATTGAAGAAATCTTAGTCCGGTTTCCGTGGCTTCGCAATCAGATCGATTTCTTGCCGATCGGCGACAAGCTGACCTTCGGCGTCTGGGAAACGATCTGCTGGAGAGTCAACCACGGCAAGAATGGCTATGCTTACGCGTTCCGCTTCACCCATGCTGCCAGCGGCCGCAGTTTCGCTTATTGCTCGGACGCGATTGCATTGCAAGGCGAAGAACTGGAACCGCTGCGGGACCTGGACGTGCTTATTCTGGGAACGAGCTTTTACGAAGAGCCCTTTGCGTTCGAGACGCGTTCCGTTTATGACGTTAAAGAAGGCTTGCAGCTGATCGAACGGCTGCGGCCCGGCAGAACGATATTTACGCATATGTCGCATGACATCGATCTCACTCGCGACTACGGGCTTCCTCCGGGCACGGCTTTCGCCCGAACGGGCATGTCGATCACGCTTTAGGCGTTCTGCCACTTGACTTTAATCATATACAGCGGCTATGATAAAACTAACTTTATGCAGCAAGGGGAAATTTTAATGCGTGTCGGTGTTCTTAACTTCTAATTGGATATAGCCTGGGGCCAGAAGCGCCTCCAGGGACGGAACTGAATTCGCGTAACAAGTATGGCTTGCCCCAGTGGCGCAGGTTTATGTTGTTATCGCCGAATGCGGTCTCCGTCGCCAATGAGTTAAGAACATGACCATTTCCCGCCTGCTGGACGGCAAATGAGCGTGCTCTTCGAGCACGCTTTTTTCACGCCTTCGGACGTTCCCCGACATTGGAGACGTCCGTCTTCGCGTGATTGCCGTATCCTTAGACAGGACCGGAATGCGTTTATGCGCTTTCCGGTCCTGTTTTTTTATGCCTATAAACAAAAAACGATGACAAAAGGTGGATTCCGCAATGAATCAAACGACGATGAAAGCTTTAGAATTTCATAAAATCAAATCGATGCTCGTCTCCTTCACGGTTTCGGAGGCAGGCAAAGCACTGGCCGAACGGCTGGAGCCAAGCAGCCATTTCAAGCAGGTAACGGCGTGGCTGAACGAAACGGAAGAAGCGGCGGCGCTGCTCGCGACTGGCGCCAGCGTTCCATTGTCGGCCATGGAAGGGATCGGCCCGTTCATGGCGCTTCTCGGCAAGGGGAAAATATATACGGAGCAGGAGCTCGGACAACTGGCAGCTTGGCTGACGGCGGTCTCGCAGATGAAGCGCTACATGGACAGCAAACGGGCAACGGCGCCGACGATCAGCGGATATGCCGACTCGATGCAGGATTGCCCGGAATTGGTCAAAGAACTTGCAAGATGCATTCGGCATGGCGTGCTCACCGATCAGGCCAGCCCCGAGCTGGCGGATATTCGCCGCCACATCGCGGCAGCCGAAGACCGGATCGAACGCAAGATTAACCAGCTGTTGGGCAAATA
It encodes:
- a CDS encoding MBL fold metallo-hydrolase, translating into MFITFWGTGDAMGVPRVYCSCDVCEEARAEGKNRRFRSLAQLTDDSFGTMLIDCGPDWRSGMEAFGLRDVDTLLITHAHFDHIGGLPEYADLCRWLGRRGKAYAKQEVIEEILVRFPWLRNQIDFLPIGDKLTFGVWETICWRVNHGKNGYAYAFRFTHAASGRSFAYCSDAIALQGEELEPLRDLDVLILGTSFYEEPFAFETRSVYDVKEGLQLIERLRPGRTIFTHMSHDIDLTRDYGLPPGTAFARTGMSITL